A region from the Aegilops tauschii subsp. strangulata cultivar AL8/78 chromosome 5, Aet v6.0, whole genome shotgun sequence genome encodes:
- the LOC141022135 gene encoding protein DETOXIFICATION 16-like: protein MLPAMEEPLVGGKSNTEERGGPKESLVVTEVKKQLYLAGPLIAGCLLQNVVQMISVMFVGHLGELALSSASIATSFANVTGFSLMSGMASSLDTLCGQAFGAKRYHLLGIYKQRAILVLTLVGVVVAVLWAYTGQILLLFGQDPEIAMGAGSYIRWMIPALFAYGLLQCHVRFLQTQSIVLPVMASAGLTALSHVLVCWLLVYKLGLGNKGAALANAVSYLANVSILALYIRVSPSCKSTWTGLSKEAFHDIVSFMKLALPSALMVCLEWWSFELLVLLSGLLANPKLEASVLSICLNTASLTFMIPFGLGAAISTRVSNELGAGRPEAARLATRVTMVLGLVTGVSLGLIMISVRNLWGYAYSNEKEVVEYIARMMPLLSVSIIFDDMQCVLSGVVRGCGLQRIGACVNLSAYYLVGIPAALCFAFVFHLGGMGLWFGIICGLIVQMLLLLAITMRTNWDKEALKAKDRVFSSSLPLDVST from the exons ATGTTGCCAGCCATGGAGGAGCCCCTTGTTGGGGGCAAGAGCAACACTGAGGAGAGAGGAGGGCCAAAGGAGAGCTTGGTGGTGACTGAGGTTAAGAAGCAGCTGTACCTCGCCGGGCCTCTCATCGCCGGATGCCTGCTGCAGAACGTCGTGCAGATGATATCGGTCATGTTCGTCGGCCATCTCGGCGAGCTTGCTCTCTCGAGTGCCTCTATCGCCACCTCCTTTGCGAATGTCACCGGCTTCAGCTTGATG TCTGGCATGGCGAGCAGCTTGGACACACTGTGTGGGCAAGCCTTCGGGGCAAAACGGTACCATCTGCTCGGCATCTACAAGCAGAGGGCGATCCTTGTGCTCACTCTGGTGGGCGTTGTGGTTGCGGTGCTCTGGGCGTACACCGGGCAGATCCTCCTGCTCTTCGGCCAGGACCCTGAGATTGCCATGGGGGCAGGGAGCTACATCCGGTGGATGATTCCGGCACTGTTCGCTTACGGACTGCTGCAGTGCCACGTCCGATTCCTCCAGACACAAAGCATCGTGCTCCCGGTGATGGCGAGCGCAGGTCTCACGGCGCTGAGCCACGTGCTTGTGTGCTGGTTGCTGGTGTACAAGCTTGGACTGGGCAACAAGGGCGCTGCGCTGGCCAATGCTGTCTCGTACCTGGCCAATGTGTCAATCTTGGCTCTCTACATCAGGGTCTCTCCATCCTGCAAGAGCACCTGGACAGGGCTCTCAAAGGAGGCGTTTCACGACATCGTCAGCTTCATGAAGCTTGCCCTGCCATCTGCGCTCATGGTTTG CTTAGAGTGGTGGTCGTTTGAGCTGCTGGTACTTCTCTCCGGACTTCTCGCAAATCCTAAGCTCGAGGCATCGGTGTTGTCCATTTG CTTAAACACGGCTTCATTAACATTCATGATCCCCTTCGGCCTTGGGGCAGCCATAAG CACCCGTGTTTCAAACGAGCTTGGTGCTGGGCGACCTGAAGCTGCCCGTCTGGCTACTCGTGTGACCATGGTTCTGGGTCTCGTGACAGGTGTGTCGTTAGGACTTATTATGATCTCGGTGCGCAATCTATGGGGGTATGCGTACAGCAACGAGAAGGAGGTGGTGGAGTACATTGCGAGAATGATGCCGCTTCTTTCCGTGTCGATCATTTTCGACGATATGCAATGTGTTCTTTCAG GTGTTGTTAGGGGCTGTGGCCTGCAAAGGATTGGAGCTTGTGTCAATCTCAGCGCATACTACCTTGTCGGCATCCCAGCGGCGCTATGCTTTGCCTTTGTCTTCCATCTTGGCGGAATG GGGCTGTGGTTCGGTATAATCTGTGGATTAAtcgtgcagatgctgctgctgctggccaTCACCATGCGCACGAACTGGGACAAAGAG GCTCTCAAGGCAAAGGATAGGGTTTTCAGTTCGTCCCTACCTCTGGACGTGTCGACATGA